From a single Oceanobacillus kimchii X50 genomic region:
- a CDS encoding genetic competence negative regulator, giving the protein MRIERVSTDQFKIFLTFDDLIERGFTREDLWHDASNVRSLFSDMMYEASSELGIELEGMLLVQVHLMQAQGMHIFVTQQYEDNNEDEDYIEMKVTLDESKELIFSFIDFEDIISVISYLDPMGLENIRLYHMDDRYYMILDHIELSLVDKEDIIGVMSEYANPSIVTSHRIEEYGKLIMKENTVQQIKRFFY; this is encoded by the coding sequence ATGCGAATAGAACGAGTTTCTACAGATCAATTTAAGATTTTTTTAACGTTCGATGATCTCATTGAACGTGGTTTTACAAGAGAAGATTTATGGCATGATGCATCAAATGTTCGAAGCTTATTCAGTGATATGATGTATGAAGCAAGTAGTGAACTTGGTATTGAATTAGAGGGAATGCTATTAGTTCAAGTTCATTTAATGCAAGCTCAAGGAATGCATATATTTGTAACTCAACAATATGAAGATAATAATGAAGATGAGGATTATATTGAAATGAAGGTTACATTGGATGAGAGTAAAGAGTTAATTTTCTCCTTTATTGACTTTGAAGATATAATTTCTGTTATATCTTATCTAGATCCTATGGGATTGGAAAACATAAGACTTTATCATATGGATGATAGATATTATATGATTTTAGATCACATTGAATTATCACTTGTCGATAAAGAAGATATAATTGGAGTCATGTCTGAATACGCTAACCCTAGTATAGTCACATCTCACCGAATCGAGGAATATGGGAAACTAATTATGAAAGAGAATACTGTTCAACAAATTAAGCGTTTCTTTTACTAA
- a CDS encoding YpdA family putative bacillithiol disulfide reductase yields the protein MQQEEVIIIGAGPCGMATALELQKEGIEPLLLEKGNVVQTISNYPTHQTFFSSSDRLEIGDVPFITENKKPVRNQAMVYYREVAQRKNLRIRPYEKVIELLKDKNGTGYTITTSNIHEELNVYYASYVILATGYYDQPNFLEVPGESKPKVTHYFKEAHPYFDQNVVVIGGKNSSVDATIELHKAGAHVTVLYRGNHYSKSIKPWILPEFESLVRNGKVDMIFEATVTKISDHTLTYEVHGNTYTIDNDFVFAMTGYQPNYSLLRQAGVEINKETGKPQFDENTLETNMENLYIAGVIAAGYDNNKVFIENGRFHGIPITKSILYKKKNI from the coding sequence ATGCAACAGGAGGAAGTAATTATAATTGGTGCAGGTCCATGTGGTATGGCTACTGCTCTAGAATTACAAAAAGAAGGAATAGAACCATTACTATTAGAAAAAGGAAATGTTGTCCAAACCATAAGTAATTATCCTACACATCAGACTTTTTTTAGTTCAAGCGACAGACTTGAGATTGGTGATGTTCCTTTTATTACAGAAAATAAAAAACCAGTAAGAAATCAAGCAATGGTATATTATAGAGAAGTTGCACAAAGAAAAAATCTACGTATACGACCATATGAGAAAGTAATAGAACTGCTTAAAGATAAAAATGGCACAGGTTATACTATTACAACATCAAATATACACGAAGAACTAAACGTATATTACGCATCCTATGTCATATTAGCAACGGGTTATTATGATCAACCAAATTTTTTAGAGGTTCCTGGAGAATCCAAGCCAAAAGTTACGCATTATTTTAAAGAAGCGCATCCTTACTTTGATCAAAACGTAGTTGTTATTGGAGGTAAAAATTCCTCCGTAGATGCCACAATTGAGTTACATAAAGCTGGCGCTCATGTGACAGTCTTATATCGAGGTAACCATTACTCTAAAAGTATTAAACCATGGATATTGCCTGAATTTGAGTCTTTAGTTCGTAATGGTAAAGTAGATATGATATTTGAAGCTACGGTGACAAAAATTAGTGACCATACATTAACGTACGAAGTCCATGGGAATACATATACAATTGATAATGATTTTGTATTTGCTATGACGGGATATCAACCAAACTATTCCTTATTAAGACAAGCGGGAGTGGAAATAAACAAGGAAACAGGGAAGCCTCAATTTGATGAAAATACCTTGGAAACAAATATGGAAAATTTGTATATTGCTGGAGTAATTGCTGCAGGATATGACAATAATAAGGTCTTTATTGAAAATGGTCGCTTTCATGGAATTCCAATAACAAAATCAATTTTATATAAAAAAAAGAATATATGA
- a CDS encoding Glu/Leu/Phe/Val family dehydrogenase, producing MVADKAADSSNVNQENMDVLNTTQTIIKSALDKLGYPEEVFELLKEPMRILTVRIPVRMDDGNVKVFTGYRAQHNDAVGPTKGGIRFHPDVTETEVKALSIWMSLKSGIVDLPYGGAKGGIICDPREMSFRELEALSRGYVRAVSQIVGPTKDIPAPDVFTNSQIMAWMMDEYSKIDEFNNPGFITGKPIVLGGSHGRESATAKGVTIVLNEAAKKKGIDIKGARVVIQGFGNAGSFLAKFLHDAGAKVVAISDAYGALYDPEGLDIDYLLDRRDSFGTVTKLFNNTISNDALFELDCDIIVPAAVENQITRENAHNIKASIVVEAANGPTTMEATKILTERDILIVPDVLASAGGVTVSYFEWVQNNQGFYWSEEEIDNKLHEIMIKSFNNIYNMSRTRRIDMRLAAYMVGVRKMAEASRFRGWV from the coding sequence ATGGTAGCCGATAAAGCAGCAGATTCTTCAAATGTGAATCAAGAAAATATGGATGTTTTAAATACAACACAAACTATTATTAAGAGTGCATTGGATAAACTTGGTTACCCCGAAGAAGTATTTGAACTATTGAAAGAACCAATGCGGATTCTAACAGTCCGTATTCCAGTAAGAATGGATGACGGAAATGTAAAAGTATTTACAGGTTATCGTGCTCAACATAATGATGCAGTTGGCCCTACCAAAGGTGGTATACGTTTTCATCCTGATGTTACAGAGACAGAAGTAAAGGCGCTTTCTATTTGGATGAGTTTAAAATCGGGGATTGTTGATCTTCCTTATGGTGGAGCTAAAGGTGGAATTATTTGCGATCCTCGTGAAATGTCTTTCCGTGAATTAGAAGCATTGAGCCGTGGTTATGTGCGTGCGGTTAGTCAAATTGTAGGACCGACAAAAGATATTCCAGCACCTGATGTGTTTACTAACTCACAAATTATGGCGTGGATGATGGATGAGTATAGTAAAATTGATGAATTTAACAATCCAGGGTTTATTACTGGTAAACCAATTGTTCTTGGTGGATCACATGGAAGAGAATCTGCTACAGCAAAAGGTGTAACGATTGTATTAAATGAAGCAGCTAAAAAGAAAGGGATAGATATTAAAGGAGCCCGTGTTGTTATCCAAGGTTTTGGAAATGCTGGAAGCTTCTTAGCAAAGTTTTTACACGATGCAGGTGCGAAAGTTGTCGCAATTTCTGATGCTTATGGGGCCTTGTACGATCCAGAAGGATTAGATATCGATTATTTATTAGATCGTAGAGACAGTTTTGGTACTGTTACGAAATTATTTAATAATACTATTTCCAATGATGCATTATTTGAATTAGACTGTGATATTATTGTTCCGGCTGCTGTTGAGAATCAGATTACCCGTGAAAATGCACATAATATTAAAGCTTCGATAGTAGTTGAAGCAGCTAATGGACCTACAACAATGGAAGCAACTAAAATCCTAACTGAACGTGATATATTGATTGTACCGGATGTTTTAGCTTCTGCAGGTGGAGTTACTGTATCCTACTTTGAATGGGTACAAAATAACCAAGGATTCTATTGGTCAGAAGAAGAAATCGATAACAAATTACACGAAATAATGATAAAATCATTTAACAACATTTATAACATGTCTAGAACACGAAGAATTGATATGAGGTTAGCTGCTTATATGGTTGGTGTAAGAAAGATGGCAGAAGCATCTCGTTTCCGTGGTTGGGTGTAA